A single window of Senegalia massiliensis DNA harbors:
- a CDS encoding ABC transporter ATP-binding protein produces the protein MNNIHEEEQLNKSYDSKLMKRLLSYAKPYWKLLTISIILLIFVTLTDLARPYIIKIAIDNHISAINEPMYVYDLNKSPVDGIEFDGKEYVRKSRLEDIDNSSNTTQLSTLIKYDNKYYLANGNITNDFNDISITNNNINTNIIINNNTYSATRLTDEEYSQFREEDISNLNRLALVYLAIIFIGFVFNYTQTYILNYAGKKIIYNIREEVFTHIQKMSLTFFDNNPVGRLVTRVANDTEKLNEMYTEVLISFFKDIFMLIGIIIIMLQMNLKLALMSFTVIPFIVIASIIFRIQIRKVYRLVRVKLAKINSTLNENITGMQTVHIFGKENKKFREFDNINQSYFNTTKKEVKIFALFRPSIEIIRSLGIALIIYYGGGRTISGAIEFGVLYAFINYLQRFFQPIMELTQKFNILQSAMASSERIFQILDKTEDIKNIKNAKNLKKFNGKIEFNNVWFAYDDKNWVLKNVSFTINPGESIAFVGATGAGKSSIINLINRFYDIQKGKILIDGIDIKTIDKYSLRKRIGIVLQDVFLFTGDIKENIRLNKENISLNDIKYAAKHVNADNFIEKLPKKYDEPVMERGSTLSSGQRQLLAFARALVYDPDILVLDEATSNIDTETEVLIQDALLKLIKGRTSIAVAHRLSTIQHSDKIIVLHKGEVKEIGTHQELLDEEGIYYDLYRLQYKEDFNIENSKL, from the coding sequence ATGAATAATATACATGAAGAAGAACAATTAAATAAATCTTATGATTCTAAGTTAATGAAAAGACTATTGTCTTATGCCAAACCTTATTGGAAACTATTAACTATTTCAATAATTCTCTTGATATTTGTTACATTAACAGATTTAGCTCGTCCTTATATAATTAAAATTGCTATTGACAATCATATCTCTGCTATAAATGAACCTATGTATGTATATGATTTAAATAAATCACCAGTTGATGGTATTGAATTTGATGGAAAAGAGTATGTAAGAAAATCAAGACTTGAAGATATAGATAATTCATCTAATACCACACAATTATCTACATTAATAAAGTATGACAATAAATATTATTTAGCAAATGGCAATATAACGAATGATTTTAATGATATAAGTATTACTAACAATAATATTAATACAAATATTATAATTAACAACAATACATATTCTGCAACTAGATTAACAGATGAAGAATATAGTCAATTTAGAGAAGAAGATATTTCTAATTTAAATAGGCTAGCTTTAGTATATTTAGCAATTATTTTTATAGGATTTGTTTTTAATTATACACAAACTTATATATTAAATTATGCTGGAAAAAAAATAATTTATAATATTAGAGAAGAAGTATTTACTCATATACAGAAAATGTCACTCACTTTTTTTGATAATAACCCTGTAGGACGATTAGTTACGAGAGTTGCTAATGATACTGAGAAATTAAATGAAATGTATACAGAGGTATTAATAAGCTTTTTTAAAGATATTTTTATGCTTATTGGTATAATAATAATAATGCTTCAAATGAATTTAAAATTAGCCCTTATGAGTTTTACTGTTATTCCGTTTATAGTTATAGCTTCTATAATATTTAGAATACAAATTAGAAAGGTATATAGACTTGTAAGAGTAAAGCTTGCCAAAATAAATTCAACATTAAATGAAAATATAACAGGGATGCAAACTGTTCATATTTTTGGAAAAGAAAATAAAAAATTTAGAGAATTTGATAATATAAATCAAAGTTATTTTAATACTACAAAAAAAGAAGTTAAAATATTTGCTTTGTTTAGACCTTCCATAGAAATTATAAGATCTCTTGGTATAGCACTTATAATATACTATGGAGGCGGACGTACTATTTCTGGTGCTATAGAATTTGGAGTATTATATGCATTTATAAATTATCTACAGAGATTTTTCCAACCAATTATGGAACTTACACAAAAATTCAATATATTACAGTCTGCTATGGCATCTTCTGAAAGGATATTTCAAATTCTAGATAAAACTGAAGATATAAAAAATATTAAAAATGCTAAAAATTTAAAGAAATTTAATGGTAAAATTGAATTTAATAATGTATGGTTTGCATATGATGATAAAAATTGGGTTTTAAAAAATGTTAGCTTTACAATTAATCCAGGAGAATCCATTGCATTTGTAGGAGCAACAGGTGCCGGTAAATCTTCCATTATAAATTTAATTAATCGTTTTTATGATATTCAAAAAGGTAAAATATTAATAGATGGAATTGATATAAAAACGATTGATAAATACTCGTTAAGAAAAAGAATAGGTATTGTACTTCAAGATGTATTCTTATTTACAGGAGATATAAAAGAAAATATAAGACTAAATAAAGAAAATATATCCCTAAATGATATTAAGTATGCTGCAAAACATGTTAATGCTGATAATTTCATTGAAAAACTACCTAAAAAATACGATGAACCAGTAATGGAGAGAGGTTCTACCCTTTCATCTGGTCAAAGACAATTACTTGCATTTGCAAGAGCACTTGTTTATGATCCAGATATACTAGTATTAGATGAAGCTACTTCAAATATAGATACAGAAACTGAGGTTTTAATACAAGATGCTTTATTAAAATTAATAAAAGGAAGGACTTCTATTGCAGTAGCTCATAGACTATCTACAATACAACATTCTGACAAAATAATTGTACTTCATAAAGGTGAAGTTAAAGAAATAGGTACACATCAAGAATTACTAGATGAAGAAGGTATTTATTATGATCTATATAGATTACAATACAAAGAAGACTTTAATATAGAAAATAGTAAGCTATAA
- a CDS encoding ABC transporter ATP-binding protein, whose product MKHFKTLKNFLLEHKKRYILGIIWLVIVDVLQLIFPQILKKITDLLQSNQLSLDELLNYAMLIILLGLGTGVGRYFWRIYIQTTARKAEYYLRNRLFSHLQSLSTNYFNTHKTGDLMAHATNDINAVRTALGPGVVMIIDSVFITIATLIMMIKTTNLLLVILALFPLPFLAFSVQKMGKVIHKRFRNVQETFSDLSDRAQENFAGVRVVKSFVQEKEEIKKFSKVNKNNFDKNMKLIKVSGLLRPLIQFISGISFLIVIWYGGILVIEGQISLGDFVAFNSYLSLLVWPMMAIGWVINILQRGSASMERINNILFEKPDITDSDNTLDNIKDIDGHIIFENVWFKYPNSNNYALKNINIDIEKGTTLGVVGRTGSGKTTLVNLILRLYDIDKGNIFIDNIPIQNFSIKNLRENIGYVSQDNFLFSTTVKQNISFAFEQDIDDNKIYDAAKKAEVYDNIIEFPNGFNTSLGERGVTMSGGQRQRTAIARAIIKDPSILILDDSLSSVDTQTEERILKNLKDIMENKTNIIIAHRISTVKNADHIIVLDEGKIVERGTHEELVNNKKIYNDIYVKQMLEEKIENI is encoded by the coding sequence ATGAAGCATTTTAAAACTTTAAAAAATTTTCTTTTAGAACATAAAAAAAGATATATTCTAGGAATAATATGGTTAGTCATAGTAGACGTTTTACAATTAATATTTCCTCAAATATTAAAAAAGATAACTGATTTATTACAATCAAATCAACTTTCTTTAGATGAATTGTTAAATTATGCGATGTTAATAATATTATTAGGACTAGGTACAGGTGTTGGTAGATATTTTTGGAGAATTTATATTCAAACTACTGCAAGGAAAGCTGAATATTATTTAAGAAATAGATTATTTTCACATTTACAATCTCTTTCTACAAATTATTTTAATACACATAAAACAGGAGACTTAATGGCTCATGCTACAAATGATATAAATGCAGTAAGAACTGCCCTAGGACCTGGAGTAGTTATGATTATTGATTCTGTATTTATAACTATTGCTACATTAATAATGATGATTAAAACTACTAATTTATTATTAGTAATACTTGCCTTATTCCCTTTACCTTTTTTAGCATTTAGTGTTCAAAAAATGGGAAAAGTTATACATAAACGTTTTAGAAATGTTCAAGAGACATTTTCTGACCTTTCTGATAGAGCACAAGAAAATTTTGCTGGTGTAAGAGTAGTAAAATCTTTTGTACAAGAAAAAGAAGAAATTAAAAAATTTTCTAAAGTTAATAAAAATAACTTTGATAAAAATATGAAGTTAATAAAAGTATCTGGTTTACTAAGACCACTTATTCAATTTATATCAGGAATTAGTTTTCTAATTGTTATATGGTATGGTGGAATTTTAGTAATAGAAGGTCAAATATCACTAGGAGATTTTGTAGCATTTAATAGTTATCTGTCATTATTAGTATGGCCAATGATGGCTATAGGATGGGTTATTAATATTCTTCAACGTGGTTCTGCTTCTATGGAACGTATAAATAATATTTTATTTGAAAAGCCTGATATTACAGATTCAGATAATACATTAGATAATATTAAAGATATTGATGGTCATATTATTTTTGAAAATGTATGGTTTAAATATCCTAATTCTAATAATTATGCTCTTAAAAATATAAATATTGATATTGAAAAAGGGACTACATTAGGTGTTGTTGGTAGAACAGGAAGTGGTAAAACTACATTGGTTAATCTTATTTTAAGACTTTATGATATAGATAAAGGCAATATTTTTATTGATAATATCCCTATACAGAATTTTTCAATAAAAAATTTAAGAGAAAATATTGGTTATGTTTCTCAGGATAATTTTTTATTTTCAACAACAGTAAAACAAAATATATCTTTTGCATTTGAACAAGATATTGATGATAACAAAATATACGATGCTGCAAAAAAAGCTGAAGTTTATGATAATATAATTGAATTCCCAAATGGATTCAATACCTCATTAGGAGAAAGAGGTGTTACAATGTCAGGAGGACAAAGACAAAGAACTGCCATTGCAAGAGCAATTATTAAAGACCCTAGTATTTTAATATTAGATGATAGTTTATCTTCCGTTGATACTCAAACTGAAGAACGTATACTTAAAAACCTTAAAGATATTATGGAGAATAAAACTAATATTATCATTGCCCATAGAATATCTACAGTTAAAAATGCTGATCATATAATAGTCTTAGATGAAGGTAAAATAGTAGAAAGAGGTACTCATGAAGAATTAGTTAATAATAAAAAAATTTATAATGATATATATGTAAAACAAATGTTAGAAGAAAAAATTGAAAATATATAA
- a CDS encoding diacylglycerol/lipid kinase family protein produces MKKIKVIYNPSSGRQMVQRRIDEIIINLLDRGYIVGKYATKKKNDAQNEAIKTCKEGWDAIIACGGDGTINEVASGIARSDKKLPLAILAGGTVNDFATYMEIPKATNDFIKMIEAWNIEYVDMGVCNDSYFINVATGGLLTNVAHTVPSEIKTVLGRMAYYFEGIKEIPRQKFETIKVKVTSEEYTSEEDILLFVISNGKSVGGFKKLSPTAEVQDGLLDCMIIKKADFQDIVSIFLKIYTGEHVNHPKVEYFKTKDVTIENLSLKEIHVDIDGEYAGELPINVRIKRNILPIFVKK; encoded by the coding sequence ATGAAAAAAATCAAAGTAATATATAATCCATCTTCTGGAAGGCAAATGGTTCAAAGGAGAATAGATGAAATAATAATTAATCTATTAGATCGTGGATATATTGTTGGAAAATATGCTACAAAAAAGAAAAATGACGCCCAAAATGAAGCAATTAAGACTTGTAAAGAAGGTTGGGATGCAATTATTGCATGTGGTGGAGATGGTACTATAAATGAAGTTGCATCTGGTATAGCTCGGAGCGATAAGAAATTACCTCTTGCTATACTTGCAGGAGGTACTGTTAATGATTTTGCAACATATATGGAGATACCTAAAGCTACGAATGATTTTATAAAAATGATTGAAGCATGGAATATTGAATATGTAGATATGGGGGTTTGTAATGATAGTTATTTTATAAATGTTGCAACAGGTGGCCTTCTTACAAATGTAGCACATACAGTTCCCTCAGAAATTAAAACAGTTTTAGGAAGAATGGCTTATTATTTTGAAGGTATAAAAGAAATTCCAAGACAAAAATTTGAAACAATAAAAGTTAAGGTTACTAGCGAAGAATATACCAGTGAAGAAGATATTCTCTTATTTGTTATATCAAATGGAAAATCAGTTGGAGGATTTAAAAAATTATCTCCCACTGCTGAAGTACAAGATGGATTACTGGATTGTATGATAATAAAAAAAGCAGACTTTCAAGATATAGTTTCAATATTTTTGAAAATATATACTGGAGAACATGTAAATCATCCTAAAGTAGAATATTTTAAAACTAAAGATGTTACTATTGAAAACTTATCCTTAAAAGAAATACATGTAGATATTGACGGAGAGTATGCAGGAGAGTTACCTATAAATGTAAGAATAAAACGCAATATTTTACCTATATTTGTAAAAAAGTAA
- a CDS encoding MarR family winged helix-turn-helix transcriptional regulator, which produces MDIVTDIENSLRQIDYIIRKKGREILKDHSITAPQFIALQRIASKENLTIGELSNEMALACSTITDLVDRMERNNLVSRFKDKNDRRIVRIKVNDKGNKVVEDVLNRRKDYLSKVLEDFNIEEKEILARNLMKLYNVMK; this is translated from the coding sequence ATGGATATAGTTACTGATATAGAGAACAGCTTAAGACAAATAGATTATATAATTAGAAAAAAAGGAAGAGAGATTTTAAAAGATCATTCTATAACAGCTCCTCAATTTATAGCATTACAAAGAATAGCATCAAAAGAGAATTTAACTATAGGAGAGTTAAGTAACGAAATGGCACTTGCATGTAGTACTATAACTGATCTTGTAGATAGAATGGAAAGGAATAATTTAGTTTCTAGATTTAAGGATAAAAATGATAGAAGAATAGTTAGAATTAAAGTAAATGATAAAGGAAACAAAGTTGTAGAAGATGTATTAAATAGAAGAAAGGATTATCTTTCAAAAGTATTAGAAGATTTTAATATTGAAGAAAAGGAGATATTAGCTAGAAATTTAATGAAATTATATAATGTTATGAAATAA
- a CDS encoding diguanylate cyclase, producing MEIINNRYKILDLYKEDNKEVTYKAIDLIDSNRTIFLNIINNISRIKDHFTKNFIYFCTINNSLILRDYTFSVINSIDNKKVKKDKYFYTTEFFEGTPIVNYNKKFSSKDILIIFSKLCIISDYLFFRGISKEYIHPDNILICNKDITSLKIKDIASVTFEIVTNKYNSYFEFSRTPEIIKSSNFSSNYEYIYSLGRVLEYMLSNENYNNIDEDNIFNKLNTIKNRLLSHNIKVVYKDFKSILKDLNMLDIVDYEKKLKDTREVLNFKTPLIARDDEISFIMENDKKIQNNNSKKVILIDGEEGVGKTSLLSEIKYRLMLKSREVYKVKMLKDNKNNLNSMKSILKSIIREHEDKLLDKYGSELVKIMPKLKERYNILPSEYLSEEKEKLRLYDRISNYIFDISNEPKYIIFDDIHYADDDTFNIINYMINNIENKSVIIIISYNSNILTRNETKIKQIEKWQFNKKVMNFKLLKFNLEETSLSIKNILGMNRKPMNFSTFLYKETDGNPRYIEEIIKSLFVRKELFINQEGVWDYKASKYSKLYIPNNITEAIENQLTLLPEKLYRTIEKIAIFNTSISKSIINKMHYEVKSEGIDENIEKLVSIKLLEEKLEDWGYTYDIYNTQIKNYIYYNLSEEDRIALHEKASNILEEIYEKEDRNNIEELIYHLKMSKQYKKSIYYSINFAKSMQQLNINSQSMEIWKMAKDILNNIEPCEYNIEIYINLAKLYDKQGKKNKAIAYYEKALEISYDLNKFKVVVDIKNLLSDIYYRLSEYDKAINIIKNSKEVAYKINYIEGLLKSIILINKINFSIGVNKDILATSLKYLKISLENNSHHNTAELFNQLGIISFILGELEESKLYYKKSIFYYEKSKKVLQITKPINNLGLIYSENYEDMDKAMNYFEKGLQISKKFNSGYDMSHFYINISEIYIRKNKYDLAKKYIKSMRDIAFDIDEKSLIASSYIKFVRIYLETGELMKIKPYIEELKVFHKKNLIFIEEIDEYLELSLLYYFILSDYKKAENIANGIIDLYPNYNDINYFKATTIKVIIKYINNKNYDEIEFNNLIDMYKSINVKWYDRFFILLFGIVAVLKDDYNLAEILFNIDREKSYKDCNDLIKNMKNLIKNSIDNNLEQLKLIYVKFQDLNISLLKLITSKIIAKKYFENETYYDSANYYLIFIESFYKISSKFKEQKIKINIAKSFRVNEVIEKLYIIKNLMNDDFKNENKLTLNSYFDIDKYQELFSDENFLTLVSNQYADSCIMDIIDIDDLLDNLGSDYLKNINLIVRYAMREILASRAMVSLYDEKKDEFNTIMNRGIEDSNKVKNIIDRLLHSNSNGYIQYSKEPWESRENNLSQDITAILFLPIYSKINSATFITNDRRNKNNDLKKIKGYIYLDTDKLFNKFNEVNYIKIKKLINLISLNIDNYNFKVLSSIDKLTNVYTRKYMESIYSELYNKCRKENLIFSILMLDIDKFKQVNDTYGHPTGDMILEKIGNILRNQLRNTDIIARYGGEEFIIILPSTNKDSSYLVAEKLRKSIASSKLLNKPGDITVSIGISQYPEDGQFREEIIENADKALYNAKNRNRNMSVKWDKSLEDFSQTLDKLAGIITGNIVHDHRMVLAIVEIIELIKKNIPKQNKYFLLLGRLIEITESKKGSLILLNDQKQISGIYTRERFIDKWIDNSKINEDIINRVIENKTGEYLIDWEQTDDIDNITLSPNWKSIVITPAILNGEIKALIKLSVPIKEKEFDYNIYNYVNIISNIISVII from the coding sequence ATGGAGATTATAAATAATAGGTATAAAATTTTAGATCTTTATAAAGAAGATAATAAAGAAGTTACATATAAAGCTATAGATTTAATTGATTCAAATAGAACTATATTTCTTAACATAATAAACAATATATCTAGAATAAAAGACCATTTCACAAAAAACTTCATATATTTTTGTACTATAAACAATAGTTTAATATTAAGAGATTATACTTTTTCTGTAATTAATTCCATAGATAACAAAAAAGTTAAAAAAGATAAATATTTTTACACTACAGAATTTTTTGAAGGTACTCCTATAGTAAATTATAATAAAAAATTTAGTTCTAAAGATATTTTGATCATATTTTCAAAACTATGTATTATATCAGACTATTTGTTTTTTAGAGGTATAAGTAAAGAATATATTCACCCTGATAATATACTGATTTGTAATAAAGATATTACTTCTTTAAAGATTAAAGATATAGCATCTGTTACCTTTGAAATAGTTACTAATAAATATAATTCCTATTTTGAGTTTTCAAGAACACCTGAAATTATTAAGAGTTCTAATTTTTCATCTAATTATGAGTATATTTATTCTTTAGGAAGAGTCTTAGAGTATATGCTAAGTAATGAAAATTATAATAATATTGATGAAGATAATATATTTAATAAATTAAATACAATTAAAAATAGACTTTTAAGTCATAATATTAAAGTAGTATATAAGGATTTTAAAAGTATTTTAAAAGATTTAAATATGCTTGATATAGTAGACTATGAAAAGAAATTAAAAGATACAAGAGAGGTCTTAAATTTTAAAACACCATTGATAGCTCGAGATGATGAAATAAGTTTTATTATGGAAAATGATAAAAAAATACAAAATAATAATTCAAAAAAAGTTATATTAATAGATGGTGAAGAAGGTGTAGGTAAAACAAGCTTATTATCAGAAATTAAATATAGGCTTATGCTGAAAAGTAGAGAAGTATATAAAGTAAAAATGTTAAAAGATAATAAAAACAACTTAAATTCTATGAAAAGTATATTAAAATCTATAATTAGAGAACATGAAGATAAATTATTAGATAAGTATGGTTCAGAATTAGTAAAAATAATGCCTAAATTAAAAGAGAGATATAACATTTTACCTTCTGAATATTTAAGTGAGGAAAAGGAAAAGTTACGTTTATATGATAGAATATCTAATTATATATTTGACATATCAAATGAACCTAAATACATAATTTTCGATGATATTCATTATGCAGATGATGATACATTCAATATTATAAATTATATGATTAACAATATTGAAAATAAATCTGTTATAATAATAATTTCCTATAATTCTAATATTTTAACTAGAAATGAAACTAAGATAAAGCAAATAGAAAAGTGGCAATTTAATAAAAAGGTAATGAATTTTAAATTGCTTAAATTTAATTTAGAAGAGACATCATTATCTATAAAAAATATTTTAGGTATGAATAGGAAGCCTATGAACTTTTCTACTTTTTTGTATAAGGAAACTGACGGTAATCCTAGGTATATAGAAGAAATTATAAAAAGTCTATTTGTTAGAAAAGAGCTCTTTATAAATCAAGAAGGTGTTTGGGATTATAAGGCGAGTAAATATTCTAAACTATATATACCTAATAATATAACTGAAGCAATAGAAAATCAATTAACTTTGCTTCCAGAAAAATTATATAGAACTATAGAAAAAATAGCTATTTTTAATACTTCTATTTCTAAGAGTATAATTAATAAAATGCATTATGAAGTTAAAAGTGAAGGTATAGATGAAAATATTGAAAAATTAGTCTCTATAAAGTTATTGGAGGAGAAATTAGAGGATTGGGGATATACTTATGATATATATAATACCCAAATAAAAAATTATATTTACTATAATTTATCTGAAGAAGATAGAATAGCTTTACATGAAAAGGCATCAAATATATTAGAAGAAATATATGAAAAAGAGGATAGGAATAATATAGAAGAACTAATATATCATTTAAAAATGTCTAAACAATATAAAAAATCTATATATTATAGTATAAATTTTGCAAAGTCTATGCAACAGTTAAATATAAATAGTCAATCCATGGAGATATGGAAAATGGCTAAAGATATTTTAAATAATATTGAGCCTTGTGAATACAACATTGAAATATATATTAATTTGGCTAAATTATATGATAAACAAGGCAAAAAAAATAAAGCTATAGCTTATTATGAAAAAGCTCTTGAAATATCATATGATTTAAACAAATTTAAAGTTGTTGTAGATATAAAAAACTTATTAAGCGATATATATTATAGGTTATCAGAATATGATAAAGCAATTAATATAATAAAAAATTCAAAAGAAGTAGCATATAAGATTAATTATATAGAAGGATTATTAAAATCAATAATTTTGATAAATAAGATTAATTTTTCCATTGGTGTAAATAAAGATATACTAGCAACTAGTTTAAAGTACTTAAAAATTTCATTAGAAAATAATAGTCATCATAATACTGCTGAATTATTTAATCAATTGGGAATTATAAGTTTTATATTAGGAGAGTTAGAAGAGTCAAAGTTATATTATAAAAAGAGCATATTTTATTATGAAAAATCAAAAAAGGTCTTACAAATAACCAAACCTATAAATAACTTAGGACTTATTTATAGTGAAAATTATGAAGATATGGATAAAGCAATGAATTATTTTGAAAAAGGGCTACAGATTTCTAAGAAATTTAATTCTGGATATGATATGTCCCATTTTTATATAAATATTTCTGAAATATATATTAGAAAAAACAAATATGATTTAGCAAAAAAGTATATCAAATCCATGAGGGACATTGCATTTGATATAGATGAAAAAAGTTTAATTGCGTCTTCTTATATAAAATTTGTAAGAATCTATTTAGAAACAGGAGAATTAATGAAAATAAAACCTTATATAGAAGAATTAAAGGTGTTTCATAAGAAAAATTTAATTTTTATTGAAGAAATAGATGAGTATTTAGAATTAAGTTTATTATATTACTTTATATTATCAGATTATAAAAAAGCTGAAAATATAGCGAATGGCATAATAGATTTGTATCCAAATTATAATGATATTAATTATTTTAAAGCTACTACTATTAAAGTAATTATCAAGTATATTAATAATAAAAATTATGATGAAATAGAATTTAATAATTTAATTGATATGTATAAATCTATAAATGTGAAATGGTATGATCGCTTCTTTATATTATTATTTGGTATAGTGGCAGTTTTAAAAGATGATTATAATTTAGCAGAAATATTATTTAACATTGATAGAGAAAAGTCATATAAAGATTGTAATGATTTAATAAAAAACATGAAAAATTTAATCAAAAATTCTATAGATAATAATTTGGAACAATTAAAATTGATATATGTGAAATTTCAAGATCTTAATATATCACTCTTAAAATTAATTACAAGTAAAATAATTGCCAAAAAATATTTTGAAAATGAAACATATTATGATTCAGCTAATTACTATTTAATCTTTATAGAATCTTTTTATAAAATTTCATCAAAGTTTAAAGAACAAAAAATAAAGATTAATATTGCTAAAAGTTTTCGCGTAAATGAGGTTATTGAAAAATTATATATAATAAAAAATCTAATGAATGATGATTTTAAAAATGAAAATAAATTGACGCTTAATTCTTATTTTGATATTGATAAATATCAAGAATTATTTTCAGATGAAAATTTTCTAACATTAGTATCAAATCAATATGCTGATTCTTGTATTATGGATATAATAGATATTGATGATTTACTAGATAATTTAGGCTCAGATTATCTTAAGAATATTAATTTAATAGTTAGGTATGCAATGAGAGAGATATTAGCTAGTAGAGCAATGGTATCCTTATATGATGAAAAGAAAGATGAATTTAATACTATAATGAATAGAGGAATTGAAGACTCAAATAAGGTTAAAAATATTATAGATAGATTGTTACATTCTAATTCAAATGGATATATACAATATTCTAAAGAACCTTGGGAAAGTAGAGAAAATAATTTATCACAGGATATTACAGCTATATTATTTTTACCTATTTATAGTAAAATAAATTCAGCAACTTTTATTACAAATGATAGGAGAAATAAGAATAATGATCTAAAAAAGATTAAAGGCTACATTTATTTAGACACAGATAAGTTATTTAATAAATTTAATGAAGTTAATTATATCAAAATTAAAAAGTTAATTAATTTAATATCTTTAAATATTGATAATTATAATTTTAAAGTATTATCTTCTATAGATAAGTTAACTAATGTATATACTAGAAAGTATATGGAGAGTATTTACAGTGAATTATACAATAAATGTAGAAAAGAAAACTTAATATTTTCTATTTTGATGCTTGATATTGATAAATTTAAACAAGTCAATGATACTTATGGACATCCAACTGGAGATATGATATTAGAAAAAATAGGTAATATTCTTAGAAATCAACTGAGAAATACTGATATTATAGCTAGATATGGTGGAGAAGAATTTATTATAATACTTCCTTCAACAAATAAAGACAGTTCTTATTTAGTAGCTGAGAAATTAAGAAAAAGTATTGCAAGTAGTAAATTGTTAAATAAGCCAGGAGATATAACTGTTAGTATAGGGATATCACAATATCCTGAAGATGGACAGTTTCGAGAAGAGATAATTGAAAATGCGGATAAAGCATTGTATAATGCTAAAAATAGAAATAGAAATATGTCGGTTAAATGGGATAAGTCTTTAGAAGATTTTTCTCAAACATTGGATAAATTAGCAGGCATAATAACAGGAAATATTGTACATGATCATAGAATGGTATTAGCAATAGTTGAAATAATAGAATTAATTAAAAAAAATATTCCAAAGCAAAATAAATACTTTTTATTACTTGGTAGATTAATAGAAATAACTGAATCAAAAAAAGGTTCACTAATATTATTGAATGATCAAAAACAAATAAGTGGAATATATACACGTGAAAGATTTATAGATAAATGGATAGATAATAGTAAAATAAATGAAGATATAATTAATAGAGTTATAGAAAATAAGACTGGAGAATATTTAATAGATTGGGAACAAACTGATGATATTGATAATATAACATTAAGTCCTAATTGGAAGTCTATTGTAATAACACCTGCAATTTTAAATGGTGAAATAAAGGCTTTAATCAAATTATCAGTTCCAATAAAAGAAAAAGAATTTGACTATAACATATACAACTATGTAAATATAATATCAAATATAATTTCAGTTATTATTTAA